ATGGTCGTTTTTCTCTAACTTGATATTTAggtgaatcgacaaaaaaatttaatattaaaatgagctgtcatacataaattttaatacttttaatGTCCATGTGATTGCCATTCACGGAGCATTTTTCTAGGCCCGCTATTTGCAGAGCATTAGTCCTACACACCGCTTCGGAAATGGTTGCGCTTGAATCAGGTACTGCCACAAACCTAGTGAAAAAGCAtttcttttaatgatttgacctttcttttcttttttggtcgaaatgatTTGACTTGGGTCGGTGCAGCTTTTGAGGATGTCTTTTCTCTCGCCACAAAGCAACTCTGTTAAGTTCCGAGAAGGAACCGCGGAAAACGATGGCTCTCTGCACACAAAGGCGCCATGAACaggatagaataattaaaatattaaatttggTGATTATTTAaccatttaaattttttaaataattaatacTGACCTCATAAAATCTCATCATGATAAGAAAACATAAGATtttaaattcaaatattttcggatcttattttttaatatttatttaataatttaaattttgagaATAATTGATAACGCGACGGGGAGAATATCCCATTCAAGGGACGCTCCTCACTAGTTTTCCAGGACGGGAATTTTGGAGGCACGGAAAGATAGTTGAGTTTAATCGTAAGTTGAGAGAGTTCTCACCAAACGGTCTCAACGAGATCTTTTACATCTCCAGTTCACTTTTGGCTTCTCTGTCTTAGCTGGACCAAGAACCAAGCAGGTTACTTCAGTGATTGATCTTCGCACTCCTCTCGCTCTCAGTTGacagtttttgtttttgggacAGAATAGTTAGTCTGACCGTTCTACCTTGCAAATTGAAAACAGGGACGAGGTGATTAGAAAGTTGCGATTTCGAACAAGCAGAGAAGTTTGACATCCCTTCCGTAGCCGAAGATCGCAGGAATGGAACCTCCCCAAGGAAATTCGACCACGAGGGATTACGAGGTGTTCTTAAGCTTCAGAGGGCCGGACACTCGCTTAACCATGACCGACACTCTCTATGCGGCCATGATCCGGGCCGGGATACGCGTCTTCAAAGACGACGAAAAGCTCCGCGTCGGGGAAGAGATCGGAGGCGAGCTTCTGAGAGCAATCTCCAATTCGAAGATCTACGTACCGATCTTCTCTAAAGACTACGCTTCCAGTAAATGGTGCCTCCGCGAGCTGGCGTACATGGTGGCGTGTAGAAAGAGAGGCGAGAAAGTGATCTTGCCCATCTTCTACGACGTGGATGCATCCGATGTTAAGCTCAAAACTGGATCGTATGGGAAGGCCCTACAGAAGCACGAGCGAGAGTCCGGTGTAGATGCGGCGAAGCAGTGGGAGGAGGCCCTGAGAGAGGTCGCCGGAATCAAGGGATGGAACTTAAAAGATCACGGGTAATTAATGGCACCTTCTGCACTTTCATTTAGATGACTCTTAAAAGAATATGAAATGAACTGAtaatttttgcttgattttaaCAATTTAAGTTTCTGGTTTTACATATTTACGCTTCTGCGCCACATATATGTCTGTGGTTTCTCAAGCTGAGACGGTTGCATTATGTATATGGCAGCCAAGATAAACTTACAGCACTTGTTGTGGAAGATGTTCTTCGTAAGCTGGGATGGTCTATGCAGAGAGACTGGCGTGATGACTTGGTGGGAGTTGAGGATCAGATGGAAGCTCTTATGGAGCTGTTAAGCCAAGGCACTCCCGATGTTCGATTTGTGGTGATTCACGGCATGGGCGGTATCGGAAAAACAACTCTTGCTAGAGCCATCTTCAGGCGCATCTCTTCTCAGTTTCAATGTTTCAGCTTTCTTTCAGATGTCCGTGCAGACAATGTTGTAAGTCTGCAGCAGAAATTAGTACGTGACCTTCCCGGTATGAGACGTCTTGATATTATGGATGCTGCCGATGGGGTGGGCCTGATTAAAAGAGTAATCAGTGATAAGAAGGTCATCCTTGTTCTGGATGATTTGGACAACAGAGACCAGCTCATGAAACTAGCCGGTGAGTCTAGTTGGTTTGGTCCAGGAAGCCGAATTATTATCACAACTAGGAACACCGATGCCTTAGCGCCGGAAATCAACACCGTAGATGACAATATCGTCCCAGTGCGTCAtggagatttctttttttatgaaatgaaggAAATGCAGTTTCACCATGCTCTTCAACTTTTCCGCAAGCACTCCTTTGTAGGAGACTCGCCTCCACAAGAATGCAGCACTATTGCAAGTGATATCGTCAGAATTACTGGAGGACTACCATTGGCTCTTGAAGTCATTGGTTCGTCACTCCGTTCGAAAACCATGAAAACATGGAAAGACACATTGAAGAAGTTGAAGGAAGTGCCCAATAAGACTGTCAAGGAAAAGTTGTTGATAAGTTTTAACGAATTAGATTATGAGCAACAGCAAATTTTTCTTGACATCGCATGTCACTGCATTGGTGAAGAAAGAATCCATGCATATTACTTGTGGAAAGCTTGTAAGTTTTTCCCAATCACTGGACTCACTGCCCTCATTCGCTTATCTTTGATAAAAGTCATTGAGGATGATAGGCTATGGATGCACGACCAACTTAGAGATCTTGGGAGATATATTGTCCGGCGAGAAAGCTTTCAATTTCCTGGAGAGTGCAGTAGGTTGTGGTGTCCGACGGACGCCTTAGACATGGTACAGAATAACCTGGTATGTCTTAGTAAAATAGTTAATTGCTAATGGAAAAACTAAACATGCAGTTATGTGCATTTAGAGTTcattttcatccaaaatgtTTGCCCATCTTCACACACAGGACATTGATGATTTTGCATAATTTGAGAGAAATGAAcaacattccaaaaaaaaaaaactaatttttactATTACAAATCCCAGGTAAGTGGGAGGGATAATGATTCAAGGAATTTGCCCTTTTTCGTACAAGATAATAATATCTATGTGCCCCTATTTTGCCGGTTCACTTATGTTTACAATCTGTTGAATCAAAATATATGCTCCCTATTCCGATATCTAGTACTTACTCTAAATTGTTCACTCGTGTTGCTATTTGTTGCTTTGAAATTGTCAGGGAACATACAAAATTGAAACGCTCAAACTCACAGGACTTGCCGATGGACATAATTTTACGAGCGACGAATTTTCGAGGCTGCCTAGGTTAAGGTTCCTCGAATTGGATGGGGGAAATTTTGTTGGAGACTTCACAAATCTTCTCTCAAATCTAAAATGGCTCTCTTGGCGCCATTGTCCTTCTAACCTACAAGCCACCGGTTTATGTCTAAGGAAGTTGGCCGTTCTCAAGATTTCAGAGAGCGACATTACTGAAGACTGGAATGGATGGGGATCGTGCATGGTACA
This genomic interval from Rhodamnia argentea isolate NSW1041297 chromosome 4, ASM2092103v1, whole genome shotgun sequence contains the following:
- the LOC125314826 gene encoding disease resistance protein L6-like — encoded protein: MEPPQGNSTTRDYEVFLSFRGPDTRLTMTDTLYAAMIRAGIRVFKDDEKLRVGEEIGGELLRAISNSKIYVPIFSKDYASSKWCLRELAYMVACRKRGEKVILPIFYDVDASDVKLKTGSYGKALQKHERESGVDAAKQWEEALREVAGIKGWNLKDHGQDKLTALVVEDVLRKLGWSMQRDWRDDLVGVEDQMEALMELLSQGTPDVRFVVIHGMGGIGKTTLARAIFRRISSQFQCFSFLSDVRADNVVSLQQKLVRDLPGMRRLDIMDAADGVGLIKRVISDKKVILVLDDLDNRDQLMKLAGESSWFGPGSRIIITTRNTDALAPEINTVDDNIVPVRHGDFFFYEMKEMQFHHALQLFRKHSFVGDSPPQECSTIASDIVRITGGLPLALEVIGSSLRSKTMKTWKDTLKKLKEVPNKTVKEKLLISFNELDYEQQQIFLDIACHCIGEERIHAYYLWKACKFFPITGLTALIRLSLIKVIEDDRLWMHDQLRDLGRYIVRRESFQFPGECSRLWCPTDALDMVQNNLGTYKIETLKLTGLADGHNFTSDEFSRLPRLRFLELDGGNFVGDFTNLLSNLKWLSWRHCPSNLQATGLCLRKLAVLKISESDITEDWNGWGSCMVNDNLKVIYLTRCDHLKRTPDFSKCVNLKKLVFRHCQELERINSSIDQLGRLKYLEISKKYKLGSLLMPMAYFPVLQIFDAIGGLQSLSVLKVENQDAFRGLPHSIGVLLGLKHLSVRGCQYISEIPDSIGELRSLLSLDLSHTAVAELPDSIGNLKRLKSMRLDWTMIRGLPTSIWTLENLEELIAGYCRHLEGEIPSEIAGLSQLKILNLSRSKVSGLPMTVNQLSSLQELILKDCCGLETLPDLPTSLTKLELSSSTLQAVPDLSNLTNLHHLDISDCAFDCKLHKRTKGCIPNPNLEWLGRLHKLQTLRLVFSQCNFPPTDLSILSQLRSLEITCPDPRSLIRLPSSLEVLSLEDVNTPIEWPMFPNLGNLSELKLSGCRLREIEFGNVPGQLENLQRLQVRKCKSLMRLSNLSSLKELRVLSVEYCPQLIEIESQPSSSSTGDCSSTERPTPGTLKLEKLHTLRVYVCRLVQKLPGIPNSCDVERSSLKKIWAEQISAH